The following coding sequences lie in one Rutidosis leptorrhynchoides isolate AG116_Rl617_1_P2 chromosome 4, CSIRO_AGI_Rlap_v1, whole genome shotgun sequence genomic window:
- the LOC139841229 gene encoding uncharacterized protein, with protein MLASNIDLEFDWVKVVWNKYVPSKIAFFHWLAIHGGVPVKEVLHSRHCLPNGLDVTPSSILEFSYDWSNGMGIKASRFWSLIGPASIWAIWIARNDALFNGIYTCWAGVIKCIKFKVFQWLVNAKICESYQFYSWESQPWLLI; from the exons ATGCTTGCCTCGAATATCGATTTAGAGTTTGATTGGGTAAAAGTTGTGTGGAATAAATATGTTCCATCAAAGATTGCTTTTTTTCATTGGCTTGCAATTCATGGTGGTGTCCCGGTGAAAGAAGTTCTTCATTCTAGACATTGTTTGCCAAACGGGTTAGAC GTGACTCCTTCCTCGATTTTGGAGTTCTCATATGATTGGAGTAATGGTATGGGTATTAAAGCATCGAGGTTTTGGAGTTTAATTGGCCCAGCTTCTATATGGGCAATTTGGATCGCAAGGAACGATGCCTTGTTTAATGGAATATATACTTGTTGGGCCGGAGTAATCAAATGTATTAAGTTCAAGGTATTTCAGTGGCTAGTTAATGCCAAGATTTGTGAAAGCTATCAATTCTACAGTTGGGAAAGTCAACCGTGGCTTCTGATATAA